In one Papilio machaon chromosome 15, ilPapMach1.1, whole genome shotgun sequence genomic region, the following are encoded:
- the LOC106720942 gene encoding SH2 domain-containing protein 4B isoform X1, with protein sequence MSNFFNWVVAMLQQILRDMWVDPEILAELDETQKQTLFCKMREEQVRRWRVWDDKVSKEVIDKPKFEANGKKHVQFLKGEDGEPWVWVMGEHPDDRSIEDILAEEARQRALSQACQEAHQLRKSVEKELTHLIEFQPLDTLEQKFDLSPKNVDSLEDTLDLYCSVDELRARMEELGPMPSPKDLDKAEFDAMKLDLNKNTMHFNFIEGKRDVRDVIQESGVGVGDGVSLRVAAWERRVAAARAGDILRGLRARRARTLRDAQRTTQHMDAVWREQERKAKEAEAAMREIARAAREAHRLSTEIDPPPCPSQAGRPPNREAVLEWFKTHELKKGVGLDQDNKPVDWFHGLISRSEAEGLLMCCEVGSFLVRVSERVWGYALSYRAQDRCKHYLVEAERGYRLLGNATITHNSLADLINHHKKVAITESGGEVLTTACPPQHPPLF encoded by the exons ggTGGTCGCCATGTTGCAGCAGATTCTGCGCGACATGTGGGTTGACCCGGAGATCCTCGCCGAGCTCGACGAGACGCAGAAACAGACGCTCTTTTGCAAGATGCGTGAGGAACAG GTGCGTCGCTGGCGTGTGTGGGATGATAAAGTGAGCAAAGAAGTCATAGACAAGCCAAAGTTTGAAGCTAACGGGAAAAAGCACGTGCAGTTCCTGAAGGGCGAGGATGGTGAACCCTGG GTATGGGTAATGGGAGAGCATCCTGACGACCGCAGTATCGAGGATATTCTAGCTGAAGAAGCTCGTCAGCGCGCGCTGTCGCAAGCCTGCCAGGAGGCGCACCAGCTTAGGAAGTCGGTCGAGAAGGAGCTTACACATCTCATTGAATTCCAGCCGCTGGATACCTTGGAACAG AAGTTCGATTTATCCCCAAAAAATGTTGACTCGCTTGAGGATACACTAGACCTGTACTGCTCAGTGGACGAGCTGCGCGCGCGCATGGAGGAGTTGGGGCCGATGCCCTCGCCCAAGGATCTGGACAAGGCCGAATTTGACGCCATGAAACTCGACCTCAACAAGAATACAATGCATTTCAACTTCATTGAAGGCAAGAGGGACGTCAGAGATGTGATACag GAGTCAGGGGTGGGTGTGGGGGATGGTGTGAGCCTGCGCGTGGCGGCGTGGGAGAGACGCGTGGCAGCGGCGCGCGCAGGCGACATATTGCGAGGTCTGCGCGCGCGCCGAGCTCGCACACTGCGGGACGCTCAGCGCACCACACAACACATGGACGCCGTCTGGCGAGAACAAG AGCGCAAGGCTAAGGAGGCGGAGGCGGCCATGCGCGAGATAGCGCGCGCGGCGAGAGAGGCACACCGCCTCAGTACAGAGATAGATCCCCCACCCTGCCCTTCGCAAG CCGGCAGACCACCCAACCGCGAGGCTGTGCTGGAGTGGTTCAAGACACACGAGTTGAAGAAGGGAGTAGGTCTGGACCAGGATAACAAACCCGTCGACTGGTTCCATG GTCTGATCTCGAGGTCGGAGGCAGAAGGTTTGCTGATGTGTTGTGAGGTGGGCAGTTTCCTGGTGCGTGTGTCAGAGCGTGTGTGGGGCTACGCACTGTCGTACCGAGCACAAGATCGCTGCAAGCACTACCTGGTGGAGGCTGAGCGCGGATACCGTCTACTCGGCAATGCCACCATCACACACAACTCACTCG CCGATCTCATAAATCACCACAAGAAGGTGGCGATCACGGAGAGCGGGGGAGAAGTGCTCACCACGGCCTGCCCCCCACAGCATCCGCCACTCTTCTGA
- the LOC106720993 gene encoding cyclin-dependent kinase-like 1, translated as MRPLARLLSPSCSARGMDKYEQLSVVGEGSYGVVLKCRRRDNGQLVAIKKFLETEDDAAVRKMALREIRMLKKLRHDHLVNMIEVFRRKRRFYLVFEYLDHTLLDELEAAHGGLGDHTTRRHLYQLLKGIEYCHQNSIIHRDVKPENVLVSQTGVVKLCDLGFARALAAPGEPYTEYVATRWYRAPELLVAEHRYGPEVDIWAIGCLFAEMLSGDPLFPGDSDIDQLALIIRTVGKLAPRHQQVVSRLSGGAALGGQSGTCVAGAARGSLPGAGAARDLLAACLRTEPRARPTATVLLRHKYFTADGFAESFNAELRAMLGKEIRTPPAQQSTARSGKPRQQWTLSIMQPENNISRTNSTHEESLIDYNYNPSSETPAEGVPVAKKSSSVLSTTMSPQLTEADEASVSLPAPRPPINRSLARLVNETFQTFPVPVSTYPRTPYIKKVNSKLVMDKDMLGECLKKSTKSHPPNFSLPYVPGASNSPMKKVKKPLMHHSVRSYDTWDTMRGGTESTFESRTPTNLPYM; from the exons ATGCGTCCCCTCGCGCGGCTCCTGTCTCCCTCGTGTAGTGCACGCGGCATGGACAAGTACGAGCAACTTTCTGTT GTAGGTGAAGGATCGTATGGCGTGGTGCTTAAGTGCCGACGGCGCGACAACGGCCAGCTAGTCGCCATTAAGAAATTCCTGGAGACGGAGGACGACGCCGCCGTCCGCAAGATGGCGCTTAGAGAGATTCGCATGCTCAAG AAGTTGCGTCACGACCACCTGGTAAACATGATCGAGGTGTTCCGACGCAAGCGCCGCTTCTACCTTGTCTTTGAATACCTGGACCATACTCTACTGGACGAGTTGGAGGCAGCGCACGGCGGTCTGGGCGACCACACCACGCGTCGCCATTTGTACCAGCTGCTTAAAGGCATCGAGTATTGCCATCAGAATTCG ATAATCCACCGCGACGTGAAGCCGGAGAACGTGCTGGTGTCGCAGACGGGCGTGGTGAAGCTGTGCGACCTGGGGTTTGCGCGCGCGCTCGCTGCTCCCGGCGAGCCTTACACTGAGTACGTGGCCACGCGCTGGTATCGCGCTCCGGAGCTGCTCGTCGCTGAGCACAG GTATGGTCCAGAGGTGGACATCTGGGCGATCGGTTGTCTATTCGCGGAGATGCTGTCGGGCGACCCGCTGTTCCCGGGGGACTCCGATATAGACCAGCTCGCACTCATCATCAGAACTGTTG GTAAGTTAGCGCCGAGACACCAGCAGGTGGTATCCCGTCTGTCGGGGGGTGCGGCGCTGGGCGGGCAAAGTGGGACATGCGTCGCGGGGGCAGCGCGCGGCTCTTTGCCCGGTGCGGGCGCGGCGCGTGATCTGCTCGCTGCTTGTCTACGCACAGAACCCAGAGCGCGGCCCACCGCAACAGTACTACTTAGACACAA ataTTTCACTGCGGATGGTTTCGCAGAGAGCTTCAACGCTGAGCTGAGGGCTATGTTAGGCAAAGAGATACGG acCCCTCCAGCGCAGCAGAGCACAGCGCGCAGTGGAAAGCCGCGGCAACAGTGGACCCTCAGTATTATGCAA CCGGAAAACAACATTTCGAGAACAAATAGTACACACGAGGAATCCCTCATAGATTATAACTACAATCCTA GTTCGGAGACGCCGGCTGAGGGCGTTCCTGTTGCAAAGAAATCGTCTAGCGTCTTATCAACAACAATGTCACCTCAGTTGACCGAAGCTGATGAG GCAAGTGTGTCTCTACCGGCACCGCGGCCCCCCATCAACCGCTCCCTCGCCCGCCTTGTCAACGAAACCTTCCAG ACATTTCCAGTTCCCGTCAGCACTTACCCAAGAACGCCTTATATAAAGAA GGTGAACAGCAAGCTGGTGATGGACAAGGATATGTTGGGGGAATGTCTCAAAAAGTCCACTAAGTCTCATCCACCTAACTTCTCCCTACCATATGTGCCGGGAG CCAGCAACAGTCCCATGAAGAAGGTAAAAAAGCCTCTGATGCACCACTCCGTCAGATCTTACGACACCTGGGACACTATG CGGGGTGGAACAGAGTCGACGTTCGAGTCTCGCACGCCGACCAACTTACCATACATGTGA
- the LOC106720942 gene encoding SH2 domain-containing protein 4B isoform X2 yields the protein MLQQILRDMWVDPEILAELDETQKQTLFCKMREEQVRRWRVWDDKVSKEVIDKPKFEANGKKHVQFLKGEDGEPWVWVMGEHPDDRSIEDILAEEARQRALSQACQEAHQLRKSVEKELTHLIEFQPLDTLEQKFDLSPKNVDSLEDTLDLYCSVDELRARMEELGPMPSPKDLDKAEFDAMKLDLNKNTMHFNFIEGKRDVRDVIQESGVGVGDGVSLRVAAWERRVAAARAGDILRGLRARRARTLRDAQRTTQHMDAVWREQERKAKEAEAAMREIARAAREAHRLSTEIDPPPCPSQAGRPPNREAVLEWFKTHELKKGVGLDQDNKPVDWFHGLISRSEAEGLLMCCEVGSFLVRVSERVWGYALSYRAQDRCKHYLVEAERGYRLLGNATITHNSLADLINHHKKVAITESGGEVLTTACPPQHPPLF from the exons ATGTTGCAGCAGATTCTGCGCGACATGTGGGTTGACCCGGAGATCCTCGCCGAGCTCGACGAGACGCAGAAACAGACGCTCTTTTGCAAGATGCGTGAGGAACAG GTGCGTCGCTGGCGTGTGTGGGATGATAAAGTGAGCAAAGAAGTCATAGACAAGCCAAAGTTTGAAGCTAACGGGAAAAAGCACGTGCAGTTCCTGAAGGGCGAGGATGGTGAACCCTGG GTATGGGTAATGGGAGAGCATCCTGACGACCGCAGTATCGAGGATATTCTAGCTGAAGAAGCTCGTCAGCGCGCGCTGTCGCAAGCCTGCCAGGAGGCGCACCAGCTTAGGAAGTCGGTCGAGAAGGAGCTTACACATCTCATTGAATTCCAGCCGCTGGATACCTTGGAACAG AAGTTCGATTTATCCCCAAAAAATGTTGACTCGCTTGAGGATACACTAGACCTGTACTGCTCAGTGGACGAGCTGCGCGCGCGCATGGAGGAGTTGGGGCCGATGCCCTCGCCCAAGGATCTGGACAAGGCCGAATTTGACGCCATGAAACTCGACCTCAACAAGAATACAATGCATTTCAACTTCATTGAAGGCAAGAGGGACGTCAGAGATGTGATACag GAGTCAGGGGTGGGTGTGGGGGATGGTGTGAGCCTGCGCGTGGCGGCGTGGGAGAGACGCGTGGCAGCGGCGCGCGCAGGCGACATATTGCGAGGTCTGCGCGCGCGCCGAGCTCGCACACTGCGGGACGCTCAGCGCACCACACAACACATGGACGCCGTCTGGCGAGAACAAG AGCGCAAGGCTAAGGAGGCGGAGGCGGCCATGCGCGAGATAGCGCGCGCGGCGAGAGAGGCACACCGCCTCAGTACAGAGATAGATCCCCCACCCTGCCCTTCGCAAG CCGGCAGACCACCCAACCGCGAGGCTGTGCTGGAGTGGTTCAAGACACACGAGTTGAAGAAGGGAGTAGGTCTGGACCAGGATAACAAACCCGTCGACTGGTTCCATG GTCTGATCTCGAGGTCGGAGGCAGAAGGTTTGCTGATGTGTTGTGAGGTGGGCAGTTTCCTGGTGCGTGTGTCAGAGCGTGTGTGGGGCTACGCACTGTCGTACCGAGCACAAGATCGCTGCAAGCACTACCTGGTGGAGGCTGAGCGCGGATACCGTCTACTCGGCAATGCCACCATCACACACAACTCACTCG CCGATCTCATAAATCACCACAAGAAGGTGGCGATCACGGAGAGCGGGGGAGAAGTGCTCACCACGGCCTGCCCCCCACAGCATCCGCCACTCTTCTGA